In Harmonia axyridis chromosome 6, icHarAxyr1.1, whole genome shotgun sequence, a single window of DNA contains:
- the LOC123681668 gene encoding putative mediator of RNA polymerase II transcription subunit 26, translating to MEETTNEEFQEALNISDSEYHDAEADKNICENRRSWSSNTRQTHTVSQFLSEETEKYFAMLKSGSSNFVESANNGASLMTHKETKDAEKFDGNGDVSKEAILEAILNEKSLKRIYFDEKCIPNNNNEYSDCSEETKEKINLWSYINQLPNTTVHSDNDEFSDGDNTLNTIDEEVKELELEIQQMFDTPIFQIAEPVPLQQEPKSSGGMIKVSNTQVPCKRKISPLPIKHNVETRSNQSFRTAYNDDETMKYPETDLENFNMSQSTIDQQDVASEKQSSDSEDTVTLVKNGSLKIHPVNSIEVIPKSIETQKMDLKKINIVENLLRANTLLENSNFFEKEESKTFNTRKNKSKPKISQEFRKVRSYTVNTESVKKVHKNTSKSFHFDEHSRSHMSMKASPKIEKKMKIDAKRKPETSKSKKNNKGINTPNIRRRNFCCQKIGAFIESANFCSISLTLESVHEDVRKNELMNSLKEYFWLTKSDMEKSLIQLVILCMGNNFQEIAISNENFRLYCQNEFSSNSMPENEEKAENSDKDSFKSNLVSQPLYIETILSQSQVNRLEFESKNQSSNKIQNASQNASTKEVKSCIKEEELN from the exons ATGGAAGAAACCACAAACGAAGAATTTCAAGAAGCTTTGAACATCTCAGACAGTGAATATCATGACGCAGAAGCTGATAAAAATATCTGTGAGAACCGCAGATCATGGTCTAGTAACACACGACAAACGCATACTGTTTCACAATTCCTTTCAGAAGAAACTG AGAAATATTTTGCAATGCTAAAATCTGGAAGTTCAAACTTTGTCGAATCTGCGAATAATGGAGCATCATTGATGACTCATAAGGAAACGAAAGATGCTgaaaaatttgatggaaatgGTGATGTTTCGAAGGAAGCAATACTAGAGGCCATCCTCAATGAAAAGAGCTTGAAGAGGAtatatttcgatgaaaaatgtataccaaataataataacgaaTATTCTGATTGTTCTGAAGAGACCAAGGAAAAAATCAACTTGTGGAGTTACATAAACCAACTTCCAAATACGACGGTACATAGTGATAATGACGAATTTTCTGATGGGGATAACACTTTGAACACCATTGATGAAGAAGTGAAGGAACTTGAGTTGGAAATTCAGCAAATGTTTGACACGCCTATCTTCCAGATAGCTGAACCTGTACCCTTGCAACAGGAACCTAAGTCATCAGGAGGAATGATTAAAGTTTCGAATACTCAAGTACCATgtaaaagaaaaatatcaccATTACCAATTAAACATAATGTTGAGACAAGGTCAAATCAATCTTTCCGAACAGCATATAATGATGATGAGACAATGAAATATCCTGAGACTGATTTGGAAAACTTCAACATGAGTCAATCAACCATAGATCAACAAGATGTAGCATCTGAAAAGCAATCATCTGATTCAGAGGATACAGTCACATTAGTGAAGAATGGTTCATTGAAAATCCACCCCGTAAATTCAATAGAAGTAATTCCTAAATCGATAGAAACACAAAAAATggacttgaaaaaaatcaacatcgTTGAAAATCTTCTTCGGGCAAATACCCTCCTTGAAAACTCGAACTTCTTTGAGAAAGAAGAATCGAAAACCTTTAATACTCGTAAAAACAAATCGAAGCCTAAAATTTCACAAGAATTCAGGAAGGTACGGTCGTATACTGTCAACACGGAGAGCGTTAAAAAAGTACATAAGAATACTTCCAAAAGTTTTCACTTTGATGAGCACTCTCGATCACATATGAGTATGAAAGCAAGCccaaaaatagagaaaaagatgaaaattGATGCCAAGAGAAAACCAGAAACAAGCAAAtccaagaaaaataataaaggaaTTAACACACCAAATATAAGAAGGAGGAATTTCTGTTGTCAGAAAATAGGCGCTTTCATAGAGTCGGCAAATTTCTGTTCCATTTCTCTGACTTTAGAATCTGTGCATGAAGATGtcagaaaaaatgaattgatGAATTCGCTTAAGGAATATTTCTGGCTGACAAAATCAGATATGGAAAAGAGTTTGATACAATTAGTTATACTATGCATgggaaataattttcaagaaatcgcaatttcgaatgaaaatttcagattgtaCTGTCAGAACGAATTTTCATCCAATTCTATGcctgaaaatgaagaaaaagctGAAAATAGTGACAAAGATTCCTTCAAATCTAATTTAGTTAGTCAACCATTATACATCGAAACAATTCTCAGTCAAAGTCAAGTGAACCGATTAGAATTTGAATCAAAAAATCAAAGCTCGAATAAAATTCAGAATGCATCGCAGAATGCAAGTACGAAAGAGGTAAAATCTTGTATTAAAGAGGAAGAACTGAACTGA